The following coding sequences lie in one bacterium genomic window:
- a CDS encoding HD domain-containing protein, translating into MEKTTHLGICSSVTLRTVEEMKDTLKGVAETAALNPLIDALLSHGEAYFVGGIVRDALIGKTIKDIDIATSLLPVRLEEILTSLNFKVIETGLEHGTITVLAGEQSVEVTTFRSPSKRTATQFGASIEEDLSGRDFTINAMAFDLRTECFIDPFAGFHDLQEGICRAVNDAYSRFQEDPHRLLRMIRFGSAEGRVIDTDTLQAAQELAPQISVVAPERVREELVHILMAPLPHVAVQHLYEVGLLQILIPELMPAVGCQQNEWHIHDVFEHTLWVLERSCDRPLVRLASLFHDIGKPASLSIDEEGRRHFYKHELIGAEIAEQIMTRLRFSKADTRAVTKLVREHMRPLDCGESGVRRIMRDLGEQFQEWLLLKQADAPPVMPETDFRVMYERFLQMVEVEHQRREGPVYGKLAINGDDLLAAGFSEGPDIGFVLSHCEELVIECPEQNSRDTLMEVAQSFLRQQKNNESN; encoded by the coding sequence ATGGAAAAGACCACCCATCTTGGCATATGTTCCTCCGTTACGCTTCGCACCGTTGAGGAAATGAAAGACACCTTAAAAGGTGTTGCAGAGACTGCTGCCCTCAATCCTCTTATCGATGCTCTTCTATCGCATGGAGAGGCTTATTTCGTTGGGGGTATCGTACGTGATGCTCTAATCGGAAAAACTATTAAAGACATTGATATCGCAACATCTCTTTTACCAGTCCGGTTGGAAGAGATTCTTACTTCCTTGAATTTTAAAGTGATCGAAACGGGCCTAGAGCACGGGACTATTACTGTTTTGGCGGGTGAGCAGTCTGTAGAGGTAACTACTTTTCGGTCGCCATCGAAGAGAACAGCAACACAATTTGGAGCTTCAATCGAGGAAGACTTATCAGGTCGAGATTTTACAATTAATGCAATGGCCTTTGATCTGCGGACTGAGTGTTTTATTGACCCTTTCGCAGGATTTCATGATCTTCAAGAGGGGATCTGTCGTGCCGTAAATGATGCCTATTCTCGCTTTCAGGAAGATCCGCATCGACTACTCAGAATGATACGGTTTGGATCAGCTGAAGGACGTGTGATTGACACAGATACTCTACAAGCTGCTCAAGAACTCGCTCCCCAGATCTCTGTTGTCGCACCCGAGCGAGTTCGCGAGGAGTTAGTGCATATTTTGATGGCACCTCTGCCTCATGTCGCGGTGCAACACTTGTATGAGGTTGGTTTATTACAGATATTAATTCCGGAGCTTATGCCAGCCGTGGGATGTCAACAGAACGAGTGGCACATTCATGATGTCTTTGAGCACACGTTGTGGGTACTTGAGCGAAGCTGTGATAGGCCACTGGTTCGGCTCGCCTCACTTTTTCATGATATTGGCAAGCCAGCATCTCTCTCCATTGATGAGGAAGGCCGAAGACATTTTTATAAGCATGAACTGATTGGAGCAGAAATTGCCGAGCAAATTATGACCCGACTCAGGTTTTCCAAGGCCGATACACGAGCTGTAACAAAGCTTGTTCGAGAGCATATGCGACCATTAGACTGTGGGGAAAGTGGGGTGCGGAGGATTATGCGTGACCTGGGAGAACAGTTCCAAGAATGGTTATTATTGAAGCAAGCTGATGCACCCCCAGTAATGCCGGAGACTGACTTTCGAGTGATGTATGAGCGGTTTTTACAGATGGTTGAAGTTGAACATCAGCGGAGAGAGGGGCCAGTTTACGGCAAACTTGCAATTAACGGTGATGATTTATTGGCAGCGGGTTTTAGTGAAGGACCTGATATTGGATTCGTATTATCGCACTGTGAAGAATTAGTTATCGAGTGCCCTGAGCAGAACT
- a CDS encoding HNH endonuclease: MEAVLLLNASFEPLRVISWRRAVNLFFLEKIEVLEEYDHEIRSVSIAIKAPAVVRLLNYVKPRKRVPPFSRFNIFARDNFQCQYCGSNLTAKQATLDHVLPRSHGGKTCWENVVCCCRACNIKKGSRTPEQARMKLHQDPFRPGWLPVLQLRLNGKDHPSWHMFLRYASHR; encoded by the coding sequence ATGGAGGCAGTTCTTCTACTTAATGCGAGCTTCGAACCCCTGAGGGTTATCTCTTGGCGGCGAGCGGTCAATCTCTTCTTTCTTGAGAAAATTGAGGTACTTGAGGAGTATGACCATGAGATTCGCTCAGTTTCTATCGCTATCAAGGCACCTGCCGTTGTTCGATTATTGAATTATGTAAAGCCCAGAAAGCGAGTCCCACCTTTTTCTCGCTTTAACATTTTTGCTCGCGATAATTTTCAGTGTCAGTACTGTGGTAGTAATTTAACAGCAAAGCAAGCAACACTAGACCACGTGTTGCCTCGGAGCCACGGTGGAAAAACTTGTTGGGAAAACGTAGTTTGTTGTTGTCGTGCCTGTAATATAAAAAAGGGATCACGTACTCCCGAGCAGGCAAGGATGAAATTACATCAGGATCCGTTCAGACCAGGGTGGCTCCCTGTGTTACAGTTACGATTAAATGGAAAAGACCACCCATCTTGGCATATGTTCCTCCGTTACGCTTCGCACCGTTGA